In Pseudomonas grandcourensis, the DNA window CTGAACGGCTTCGATGCGCTTGATCAGATCGGCGTAGGGCGCGCCGTATTTCTCGCGGATCGACGCGGTGGCCTCGTAGAAAGGTTTCTTGTCGACGGTGATGAACTCGACGCCGGCGGCCTTGAGCTTCTCTTCGCTGCTGGCCGATTTCGCATCCCACAGGGTGCGTTCCTGGGCCTGGGCCGCCTTGGCGGTTTTCTTCACCAGGGCTTGTTGCTCGGGGGTGAGCTTTTCCCAGGTGATTTTCGACATCACGATCGGCTCGGGCAGGATCAGGTGGCCGGTCAGGCTGTAGTACTTGGCATTCTGGTAGTGGTTGTGTTCGAGCAGGGTCGGCGGGTTGTTTTCCGCACCGTCGATCACGCCGGTCTGCAGGGCGCTGAAGATTTCGCCGGTGTCCATCGCAATGCCGTTGCCGCCCATGGCGTTGATGGTCTCGATGAACATCGGGTTGCCTTGCACGCGGATCTTCATACCCTTGAGGTCTTCAAGGCTGCGCACCGGTTTCTTGGTGTAGAGGTTGCGCGTGCCGCCGTCCATCCAGGCCAGGGCGACCAGGTTGAATTCGGAGTTGGTGATCTTGTCGAGGATTTCGTCGCCGACCGCCCCGTCGATGACCTTGCGCATATGCGCCTGGTCACGGAACACGAACGGCATGTTGAACACGTTCACGTCCGGCACCACCGGCCCGACGATGCCGAGGCTGACCCGGGCCATCTGCACGGCGCCGACCTGGGCCTGTTCGATCACTTCTTTTTCCGAGCCGAGCACGCCACCGGCGAACATCTTGAAGGTCAGCGCGCCATTGCTGTCGGCCACCAGGGTTTTGCCCAGTTGTTCTTCAGCCACCACGGTCGGGTAACCGGCGGGGTGGATGTCGGCGAATTTGATTTCCAGTGCCTGGGCGGCACCGCTGAGGGAGAAGGCGAAGGGAAGTGCAGCGGCGAGCAAGGTGCGTTTGAAGTCCATGGGGGGTGTCTCCAGTTTTATTGTTTTTTTATTCAAGGCACAGCGATGCAGCAGGAGCGCTTTTTCTTTCGAGAAGGGTCAGTCGTTGAACAGGGGTTCGGGTAAACCTTTGACGCCGGGGTCGAGGGCGAACACGCCACCGGCCAGTGATTGCGGGTCATGGTCGTCGCCGGGGCGGATCGAGGTCACGAACAGCGTGTCCAGTCGAGGGCCACCGAAGGCGCACATGGTGGGTTTTTTCACCGGTACGGCGAGGGAACGGTCAAGTCGGCCGTCGGGGGTAAAACGGTGGATCAAGCCTGCGTCGTTGGCGCAAATCCAGTAGCAGCCATCGGCGTCGACCGCTGCGCCGTCGGGGCGACCTTCATACTGGTTCATGTCCACGAACACGCGGCGATTCGAAGGCGTACCGCTGTCGATGTCATAGTCGAAGGCCCAGATCTGCTGGACCTGAGGGTGAGAGTCGGACAGGTACATTGTGCGCCCGTCCGGGCTGAAAGCGAGGCCGTTGGGCACGATGAAACCGCTCAGTCGGGCCTCGAGCGGCCCGCGCTGCCCGGCGCTGTAGCGATACAACGCACCCTCGGCGGCGTTGGCGCCCATGTTCAGCACCATGCTGCCGGCCCAGAAGCGTCCCTGACGATCGCAGCGGCCGTCGTTCAAACGCATGTCGGTGCGGGCATGGTCGACCTGGGCCAGCCGTTCACTGTCGAGGCTGCCGTCGGTGCGCGGATGCAGGCGGAAGAACCCGCTCTCCATGCCGGCGACCCAGCCGCCGTCACGATGACGTGCGATGCAAGCGAGCATCTCCGGGGTTTTCCAGGCATCCACCTGTCCGGTTGCGGCACTCCAGCGCTGTAAACCGCCGGCGGGAATATCGACCCAGTACAGGGCGTTTTCCTCAGGTACCCAGACCGGGCTTTCACCGACCGCGTTGCGGGCGTCGACAATCAATTCAGCTTGCATGGCAACTCATTCCCTTGGTTTTTGTTGTGGGGATCAAGCAACGCGCGAAGGCTCAGTCACCGAACGGCCCGGCTGCACAGAAGGCGCCGCCCTGATAGAGCCGCGCCGGATCATCGGCGGCTGGCATCGGCTGGGCTTCGACTTTTTCGCGGAACACTTCGGAGCTGTCCTGCGGGGCAAAACCCAGGGCCGTGGCGTAGCGGTTGTCCCACCAGATGTCCTTGTTGTCGGACATGCCATAGACCACGGTGTGGCCGACATTCGGCGTGTACAGGGCGCGCTCGAGCAGTTGGGTCAGGTCGCCGAAGCTCAGCCAGGTGCTCATCATCCGGCGGTTGTGCGGCTCCGGGAACGACGAGCCGATGCGCACGCTGACGGTCTCGATGCCATAGCGGTCGAAGTAGAAGGTGGCCATGTCTTCGCCGTAGGACTTGGACAAACCGTAGTAACTGTCCGGGCGGCGAGGGGAGTGGGCGTCGATGACCTCGTCCTGGCTGTAGAAGCCGATCACATGGTTGGAACTGGCGAAGATCACCCGCTTCACACCGTGGCGCCGCGCGGCTTCGTAGATGTGGAACACGCCGCAGATGTTGGCGCCGAGGATCTCTTCGAACGAGCGCTCGGTCGACACGCCGCCGAAGTGCAGGATCGCGTCCACGCCTTCGACCAGTTGATGCACCGCCTGCTTGTCGGCCAGATCGCAGGGCACGACTTCTTCGCGGTCATCGATGGCCGGCGCGATGTCGACGATGTCCGACAGGCGAATGACATTGGCGTAGGGGCGCAGGCTTTCGCGCAGGACTTTACCGAGGCCACCGGCGGCGCCGGTCAGCAGCAGGCGATTGAAAGGGGGGCGGGCGGTTGCAGTGGTCGTCATGGGAATCCTGGGCGCGCGGTTATTGTTATTGATTCGTTGTAGGTTGTCGTACGACTAAGGCGAAGTATTGTTAGGGTTTCCGGGTCTTGTCAACGCGACATTGGTGGTAATTGACGGAGGGTCGTTTCCTGGAGGTCTGATGCAGTTCTTAAAGTTCCCGCGCACCTTGTGGGAGTGAGCCTGCTCGCGATAGCGGTCTGATTTTCAACATCGAAGTCGACTGACATTCCGTCATCGCGAGCAGGCTCGCTCCTACATTGGCATTGTGTTTACAGCAGGCTGATCGGATAGCTGATGAAAATCCGGTTCTCATCGAATTCGTTGGTGCTGAAGCTCTTGCGAATAGTCGCGTTACGCCATTTCACGTTGAGGTTTTTCAGCGCACCACTCTGCACGGTGTAGGCCAGCTCCGATTCGCGACCCCATTCCTCGCCGTCGGTGATTTTTCCCGTGTGCACGTTGTCACCGCTGATGTAGCGGTTCATCAGGGTCAGGCCCGGAACGCCGAGAGCGACGAAGTTGTAGTCGTGGCGCACCTGCCAGGATTTCTCCCGGGCGTTGTCATAGCTGGAGTTGTAGCTGTCGTTGGCCAGGGTGCCGCCGCTGGTGCCGTTGACCCGCATCCAGACGTCATCGCCGGTGAGTTTTTGCAGGCCGACGGAGAAGGTGTTGCCGCCATATTTGGCCGAGAGCAGGGCGAACGCGGTCTTGTTGTCGAGATCACCGGCCTTGGCGCTGCCGTCTTCCTTGCCGATGAAGTAGCCGAGGTTGGCGCCCAGGGTCCAGTCGCCGACGGGTTGGCTGTGGGTCAGGTTGAAGTATTGCTGCTGGTAGATGTCACTGAGTTCCGAGTACCAGACGCCGACCTGCGTGCGCTTTTCGTTGAACGCATATTCACCGCCGCCGAAGTTGAAACGGTCCGAGGTGAACGCCGCTTTGCCGTTCATGAACATGTCTTCCATACTCGCGTCGTTACGCGGGCTGTTTTTCCGGAATTGACCGCCATAAAGCGTCAGGCCGCTGATTTCGGTGGAGGTCACCTGAGCGCCCTGGAAGGTCTGCGGCAGCGAGCGGCCATCGTCGGAACGCAGGATCGGCAGCACCGGCATCCATTCGCCGACTTTCAATTCGGTTTTCGAGATCTTGCCTTTGAGCGCCACGCCGAGCCGGCCGAAATTGTCGGCGGGGCGGCCATCGCCGTGGATCGGCAACAGCTGCGTGCCACCGGTGCCTTTGCCGCCATCGAGCTTCTGCGAATACAGGCCCAGTACATCGACACCGAAACCCACAGGACCCTGGGTGAACCCGGAGCGGGCATCGAGAATGAAGTTTTGCGTCCACTCTTCAGCCTTGCCCTGAGGGTAGGCCGGGTTGGTGTAGTTGCGGTTGATGTAGGCGTTACGCAGGTTCAGCGTGGCCTTGGCGTCGTCGGTGAAACCTTCGGCCTGGCCAGTCATGGGCAGGACGAGGGCCAGGCCGCTGCAGCCGATCAGGCTCAGGGCATGACGACGGGCAAAGTCTGGACGCGAAGGACGGGCGGAGGAATTGCGGACGAGCTTGCTCACTGTGACGCTCCCTTGTTTCTTGTTTTTATTGTTGTCATACGTCGTCGTACAACATTGGGGGCGATATTTACGGGATTTTCGAGGGTTGTCAATCGGAAGTTATACGATGACTTGATGCAGGCTTCGGGATATCCGGGAACCTGTGGGATAAACCTGTGGGAGCGGGGTTGTCAGCTGGAAATCATGGGGGGCAGGGTGCCCAGCAGCGAGACCGCCGCGACCGCGCCAAGCCCCAGCATCCACTCCAACATCACGCTGGCGCGCAATGCTTGCAGACGCTGCTCGCAATCATTGATCCGCAAGCGATTGAACAACGCCAGGCCCAGCATCGTCGCCACCAACGTAGCCTTGATCAACAGGATCAAGGCGAACCCGCTGAACAACGGTGTCGGCCAGAACGCTCCGGTGAGCACCCGCACATTGATCAGCCCGGTGATCAGCAGCCCGGCGACCAGGCCGTAACCGACGCCGCTGAAGCGCTGCAACATCACGCGGATCGAATGCCCATCGGGTTGACGCAAGATCATCACCAGCAGCATCAGGCCGCCGAGCCAGGCGCCCACGCAGATCAAGTGAATGAGTTGATTGAGGATCAGCAACCGGCCTGCGGTGCCATCGAGCATGGCGCCGTGGCCGACCGGGGCCAGGGTGGCCAACAGCAAGCCGCTGAGGATCAGGCGCAGCGCAAGGCTGGCGCGCAGTGGTGTCAGCAGCAACGCCAGCAACAGCAGGTTGATCAGCAAATGCCAGCGCCAGACCTGACCGAAAAAGGTATTGCCCAGCACCAGGCCCAGGGTCGACGGATCGAAGGCCGCGTCCCAGGCCCCGGCCATGCTCGCGGTAATCAGCAACAACCAGCAGACCCCGCTGGCCAGCGCCACCACGGCCAGCCAACGGCAGGTGCGTGTCAGGCGCTGATCCAGTGCGGTTTCGCCATTTGCCAGCAAGGGCTTGAACAACCAGCCCCCGAACAGCATCAGCACCACGATGAAATGCAGGAAGCGGCACAGCACCAGCGCGCTCGCCATGAATTACTGGCCAACCTTGAAGGCGTAGGCACCTTCGCTTTTGTGGGTGTCGACGGACACGGCGTGCCATTCGACTTTGTAGGCGCCGGCGGTCAACGGCGCGGCCGGGGTGACGATCAGGGTCTTTTTGTCGCTGCCTTCGGTGGTCAGCGCTTTGACCGCCACTGGTGTGCCTTCGCGGGTCAGCGTGACTTTGGTGAAACTGGCCTCGATACCCTCGGAGAACTCCAGGCGCAATTGCGTCGGCGCGGCCACGGTGCTGTCGGCGGCCGGTGTCTGGCTTTTCAGGTGGGCATGGGCAAACACCGAAGAAGCGGCGAGCAGCGAGCCGAGCAGGGCAGTGACGGTCAGGGTTTTCTTGAGCAGCATCGTGGGGACCTCAGGCAGTTTCCAAGTGCGCAGAGTTTAGCTTTACGACAGCGCCAGTACGAAGTTTC includes these proteins:
- a CDS encoding SMP-30/gluconolactonase/LRE family protein, producing the protein MQAELIVDARNAVGESPVWVPEENALYWVDIPAGGLQRWSAATGQVDAWKTPEMLACIARHRDGGWVAGMESGFFRLHPRTDGSLDSERLAQVDHARTDMRLNDGRCDRQGRFWAGSMVLNMGANAAEGALYRYSAGQRGPLEARLSGFIVPNGLAFSPDGRTMYLSDSHPQVQQIWAFDYDIDSGTPSNRRVFVDMNQYEGRPDGAAVDADGCYWICANDAGLIHRFTPDGRLDRSLAVPVKKPTMCAFGGPRLDTLFVTSIRPGDDHDPQSLAGGVFALDPGVKGLPEPLFND
- the copD gene encoding copper homeostasis membrane protein CopD → MASALVLCRFLHFIVVLMLFGGWLFKPLLANGETALDQRLTRTCRWLAVVALASGVCWLLLITASMAGAWDAAFDPSTLGLVLGNTFFGQVWRWHLLINLLLLALLLTPLRASLALRLILSGLLLATLAPVGHGAMLDGTAGRLLILNQLIHLICVGAWLGGLMLLVMILRQPDGHSIRVMLQRFSGVGYGLVAGLLITGLINVRVLTGAFWPTPLFSGFALILLIKATLVATMLGLALFNRLRINDCEQRLQALRASVMLEWMLGLGAVAAVSLLGTLPPMISS
- a CDS encoding NAD(P)-dependent oxidoreductase, which codes for MTTTATARPPFNRLLLTGAAGGLGKVLRESLRPYANVIRLSDIVDIAPAIDDREEVVPCDLADKQAVHQLVEGVDAILHFGGVSTERSFEEILGANICGVFHIYEAARRHGVKRVIFASSNHVIGFYSQDEVIDAHSPRRPDSYYGLSKSYGEDMATFYFDRYGIETVSVRIGSSFPEPHNRRMMSTWLSFGDLTQLLERALYTPNVGHTVVYGMSDNKDIWWDNRYATALGFAPQDSSEVFREKVEAQPMPAADDPARLYQGGAFCAAGPFGD
- a CDS encoding OprD family porin — translated: MSKLVRNSSARPSRPDFARRHALSLIGCSGLALVLPMTGQAEGFTDDAKATLNLRNAYINRNYTNPAYPQGKAEEWTQNFILDARSGFTQGPVGFGVDVLGLYSQKLDGGKGTGGTQLLPIHGDGRPADNFGRLGVALKGKISKTELKVGEWMPVLPILRSDDGRSLPQTFQGAQVTSTEISGLTLYGGQFRKNSPRNDASMEDMFMNGKAAFTSDRFNFGGGEYAFNEKRTQVGVWYSELSDIYQQQYFNLTHSQPVGDWTLGANLGYFIGKEDGSAKAGDLDNKTAFALLSAKYGGNTFSVGLQKLTGDDVWMRVNGTSGGTLANDSYNSSYDNAREKSWQVRHDYNFVALGVPGLTLMNRYISGDNVHTGKITDGEEWGRESELAYTVQSGALKNLNVKWRNATIRKSFSTNEFDENRIFISYPISLL
- the copC gene encoding copper homeostasis periplasmic binding protein CopC — translated: MLLKKTLTVTALLGSLLAASSVFAHAHLKSQTPAADSTVAAPTQLRLEFSEGIEASFTKVTLTREGTPVAVKALTTEGSDKKTLIVTPAAPLTAGAYKVEWHAVSVDTHKSEGAYAFKVGQ
- a CDS encoding TRAP transporter substrate-binding protein, whose amino-acid sequence is MDFKRTLLAAALPFAFSLSGAAQALEIKFADIHPAGYPTVVAEEQLGKTLVADSNGALTFKMFAGGVLGSEKEVIEQAQVGAVQMARVSLGIVGPVVPDVNVFNMPFVFRDQAHMRKVIDGAVGDEILDKITNSEFNLVALAWMDGGTRNLYTKKPVRSLEDLKGMKIRVQGNPMFIETINAMGGNGIAMDTGEIFSALQTGVIDGAENNPPTLLEHNHYQNAKYYSLTGHLILPEPIVMSKITWEKLTPEQQALVKKTAKAAQAQERTLWDAKSASSEEKLKAAGVEFITVDKKPFYEATASIREKYGAPYADLIKRIEAVQ